From one Mytilus galloprovincialis chromosome 13, xbMytGall1.hap1.1, whole genome shotgun sequence genomic stretch:
- the LOC143056144 gene encoding uncharacterized protein LOC143056144, producing MAFASSIQKGQIPVGCQLCEGGNKIKWKCHTCESLMCDKCKDGVHRKNGKDHKILNINEIRKPDGSKDTIIFSEIKCEEHSNQACCLFCNTCNKFICLKCTTKFHNGHELIEEEDYNKGKVELKPKQKSEIKLEISKVYTTDLTDIHLIAVCSDGSLWMADNQRSKLQHVKLRGNRTEVITSLNTRIYGMAKTDSNNILVITTERGETKLKLINTMTGEMTYSRYDVKPLYPITIHVTSDHKVIIGATSGKDPFPVKGRRVVVVLDQEGKQLQEYEHENHKKQLFSLPRFLTSISTKRLFTYPAFVTCTSNGNICVMDWLDKDFRARVVVLSPGGDILGTYTGRPDVKTGDKPFKLCGILTTPSDNIIVTDAGNHLLHILTDQGQIITYYNLHDMGILYPFSIALSMTVTIFIGCFYERGSTDTTKAKLYELNFSGF from the coding sequence atggcATTTGCAAGTTCAATACAAAAAGGTCAGATTCCAGTTGGATGTCAGTTATGTGAAGGTGGAAATAAGATTAAATGGAAATGTCACACATGTGAGTCGCTCATGTGTGACAAGTGTAAGGATGGGGTCCATCGAAAGAATGGGAAAGATCACAAAATtcttaatataaatgaaataagaaaacCTGACGGGTCAAAGGACACAATAATATTCAGTGAAATCAAATGTGAAGAACATTCTAACCAAGCTTGCTGTCTGTTCTGTAATACTTGTAATAAGTTTATATGTCTCAAGTGTACCACTAAATTTCATAATGGACATGAGTTAATTGAAGAAGAAGACTATAATAAAGGCAAAGTAGAACTGAAGCCTAAACAGAAGAGTGAAATTAAGTTAGAAATATCCAAAGTTTATACAACAGATCTTACTGATATTCACCTTATAGCAGTATGTTCTGATGGTTCTCTGTGGATGGCAGATAATCAGAGATCAAAGTTACAACATGTCAAACTAAGGGGAAATAGAACTGAAGTAATAACAAGTTTAAACACTAGGATTTATGGAATGGCAAAAACTGATTCAaataacattcttgttataaCAACTGAGAGAGGTGAGACTAAACTCAAACTAATCAACACCATGACAGGGGAGATGACATATTCCAGGTATGATGTAAAACCATTGTATCCAATCACTATCCATGTGACCAGTGATCACAAAGTCATCATAGGAGCCACGTCTGGAAAAGATCCATTCCCTGTCAAAGGAAGACGTGTAGTGGTGGTATTGGATCAGGAAGGGAAACAACTACAGGAATATGAACATGAAAATCATAAGAAACAATTATTTAGTTTGCCCAGATTTCTAACCAGTATCAGTACCAAACGATTGTTCACCTACCCTGCATTTGTCACCTGTACCAGTAATGGTAACATCTGTGTGATGGACTGGTTAGATAAAGATTTCAGAGCTAGAGTGGTTGTATTATCACCAGGAGGAGACATTCTAGGAACTTATACTGGTCGCCCTGATGTCAAAACAGGGGACAAACCATTTAAACTTTGTGGAATACTAACAACACCATCAGATAATATCATTGTTACTGATGCAGGCAATCATTTATTACATATACTGACTGACCAAGGACAAATTATTACCTACTACAATCTCCATGACATGGGGATCTTATATCCATTCTCCATAGCTCTGTCTATGACAGTAACTATCTTTATAGGATGTTTTTATGAGAGAGGAAGTACAGACACTACTAAGGCCAAACTTTATGAATTAAACTTTTCTGGATTCTAG
- the LOC143056145 gene encoding uncharacterized protein LOC143056145 yields the protein MEIRLNGNVAHCTTKVHNGHELIEEEDYNKGKVELKLKQKSEIKLEISQVYTTDLTYIHHIAEWSDGSMWMTDTIRSKLQHVKLRENRTEEITSLNTRIYGMAKTDSNSILVILDDDTKLKLINTMTGEMTDSRYDVKPLDPICIHVTSDHRVIVGASDGVKIFPVTGRRVVVVMDQEGKQLKEYEHENHKKQLFSLPRFLTSTSTKRLFTYPLCVTTTSNGNICVVDWLDNDYRGRVVVLSPGGDIQGTYTGHPEVNTEEKPFKPRGILTTPSDKIIVTDMYNHLLHILTDQGQSITYYNLHDMGILYPLSLAMSTTGKIFIGCLEKGRTAKLYELNYSGF from the exons ATGGAAATAAGATTAAATGGAAATGTAGCACAT TGTACCACTAAAGTTCATAATGGACATGAGTTAATTGAAGAAGAAGACTATAACAAAGGCAAAGTAGAACTGAAGCTAAAACAGAAGAGTGAAATTAAGTTAGAAATATCCCAAGTTTATACAACAGATCTTACTTATATTCACCATATAGCAGAATGGTCTGATGGTTCTATGTGGATGACAGATACTATCAGATCAAAGTTACAACATGTCAAACTTAGAGAGAATAGAACTGAAGAAATAACAAGTTTAAACACTAGGATTTATGGAATGGCTAAAACTGATTCAAATAGCATTCTTGTCATACTAGATGATGATACTAAACTCAAACTAATCAACACCATGACAGGGGAGATGACAGATTCCAGGTATGATGTAAAACCATTGGATCCAATCTGTATCCATGTAACCAGTGATCACAGAGTCATCGTAGGAGCCTCAGATGGAGTTAAGATATTCCCTGTCACAGGAAGACGTGTAGTGGTGGTCATGGATCAGGAAGGAAAACAACTCAAGGAATATGAACATGAAAATCATAAGAAACAATTATTTAGTTTGCCCAGATTTCTAACCAGTACCAGTACCAAACGATTATTTACCTACCCTCTGTGTGTAACAACTACCAGTAATGGTAACATCTGTGTGGTGGACTGGTTAGATAATGATTACAGAGGTAGAGTGGTAGTGTTATCACCAGGAGGAGATATTCAAGGAACTTACACTGGTCACCCTGAGGTTAACACTGAGGAGAAACCATTTAAACCTCGTGGAATACTAACAACACCATCAGATAAAATCATTGTTACAGATATGTACAATCATTTATTACATATACTGACTGACCAAGGACAAAGTATTACCTACTACAATCTCCATGACATGGGGATCTTATATCCATTATCCCTTGCTATGTCTACAACAGGGAAAATATTTATAGGATGTCTTGAGAAAGGAAGAACTGCCAAACTTTATGAGTTAAACTATTCTGGATTCTAA